From Impatiens glandulifera chromosome 7, dImpGla2.1, whole genome shotgun sequence:
TCGAATTGGACCAGAGTCAAAACTCAAAAAGCTTCATATCCTTTTTACatggagagagagagaaagagaaatagaGATTATCAAAAAGGTTAATCTTCTGTAAAGGTCTTCTTTGTTATGCTTTCGTCTTGGCCGATTGCTAGCTATATTTCAATCTCtcatctttcttcatcttcatcatcatctccGCCATCTTCTCTCTCCTAAAGAAGAAGGTGGGTCTATATTTGCATGTCTGAAAGTAAGTGAGTGAAATCAATGGCATTAGATACGGCGGTCTTCCCACAAGATCAATTTGCATATGGCTGTAACAAGGAGTTTTTCACTCTCGTCGGAGGAGCAGGCGGCTGGGGGTTCGATGAACTTGGATTTCAAGATGAATTAGAGAATAAACCTCTAATTGAATCCATTGATAGCGAGCTGGGTTCTCATGTTGCGAACAATGGGAATGGGAATGAGAATGGGAACTGGAATAATTCTTCAATTGAATTCTGGGTTCCAAATTCTCTATCGCCGGAGATCTGTAAAAGTGATGCACACCACCTGTTCGACGAAATGTCTACTTTAAGATCTACTCCGGTGACTCCAGCTGGTAGGCGTAAGAGGAGACGAACTAAGAGCTGTAAGAATAAGGAAGAGCTGGAGAACCAGAGGATGACTCACATTGCGGTGGAGCGCAACCGCCGGAAACAGATGAATGAATACCTCGCTGTGATTCGAACTCTTATGCCGGCTTCTTATGTTCAGAGGGTTCGTCTTTCTCCCTATCTATCTTTTCTCTGTTTTGCATGTGtatatttttcaagtttattgaGAAATTTTTAGATCAATAAATGAAATTCAACAACCCATTACACAAAGGGGAAATCTTTATTAATTGTATGTCACATCATCTCATAAAAAGAGAATTTTTctgataataatttattatgttcTAAAGGGTGACCAAGCTTCAATTATTGGAGGCGCAATTAACTATGTGAAGGAACTTGAACAATTGCTTCAAACATTAGAAGCCCAAAAGAGTGTGTCGCCCCCACCACCGCCGCCTCAATCTCAGACCCATATCGGCGCCGGAACCGGCGCCGGTTCATCTCCTATCTTTTCCGACTTCTTTACCTTTCCTCAGTACTCGACGCGTTCGGCGCAAGTGAGTAGCAGTTCTCCGGCGAGCTTAGACACGATGGCGACGACGGAGAGACAAGTTCCGGCGGCGGCGGCCATGGGGGAGATAGAGGTAAGCATGGCGGAGAGCCATGCAAACATTAAGGTATTGTCAAACCGGCGGCCAAGGCAGCTGGTGAAGATGGTGGCAGGGCTTCAGTGTCTCAGGCTAACTGTTCTTCATCTAAACGTCACAACTGTTGACCAAACGGCTCTTTACTCTCTCTCTGTCAAGgttcctctctctctctatatctctatctctatctttttctttttttaaataaattattatataattaggatcaacatatattaattaattatatataatgcaTGCAGCTTGAAGAAGGATGTCAGTTGACAACAGTGGATGAAATTGCAGATGCCATGAACAACTTGCTAGCAAGAATTGAAGAAGAAACTGCAATCAATCTTTGAGTTAAAACTTTAACTTACCCTccttccaatttttttttttttttaacttataataaaattactctgccttgatgtgttttgttttctctctatttggaagtaaattaattattaattgtaGTAGAATGTAAAAGTTTTAGGCTTTGGGTAAAAGTAAAACCTTtgggttaaaataatttttaatttattttatggtaTGCATGAGGATGAATTGAtccaatttgtttttaattaaaaaaaaaattatagattgaatttttaaaaaaatgacattgtttttgggtctgtttgatttgtttgtttTGGTAAAGAGATAATGGAATATGAAATAATAGGAAGATTTCTAGAGGCATAAGgaatttttttccaataaaaaacatatataattgatGTACGTTATTGCTAGGTATATGGTCCAACAGACAGACACAgagtctctctctctcttgagttagggtttggttttgggGTGGTCTGGCCTACCACATGACAAAGAGTGGTTGAAAAGAAAGCTCATATGCTTTCGTTACTACATGACAATCTCTCTCTTGTATTACATGTGCAAGAGTTGTCGTacatatattacaaatatgacCAATTTTCTTAATCCAAATGATTCAAAGACTGGTTCCTTTCATACAAAGAATGCTCATCATCATTTTCCTTTATTTCCCATTTTGTATTTAGATATGATCATCATAATGCAAGAACAAAACACAAAAATCATTTAGACAGTTGACCTAGGCAAGCCAATGTGGGCACCTAAAAGCAAACCAGTCTAGATATCAATAGCCATAGGCATAATCATCTATTATCATCTTGCTCTTTAGGACATTTTAAAGATTGAGTATTGTTAttgtaccaaaacaagaactaGGCGCATTCCAAAAAcatgtaatattgtattttgtaACATACTACCTCCATGAGTTTGCAACTTGGCACATTTTTTATTCACCTCTTCTAGTCTACCCCCAACAAGAGGTAGATATCCACAATCTCCTTGTGAGATCTTAGATTCGAGTCTGTCACATGCTCTGCGTCTgatttaaatagttaagtgtgtttgcggtaTATGTGTTTAAACTCTTGTGGCCATATTTTAATCTCTACTTTTAGCCTAGCGAGAAAAAGATGTGGATATCATCAACCTCCTTGAGAAGTCTTAGGTTTATTCTCGTCATTCTCGTCATACGGTAAtttggtaattaattaattaattattggttCCTACTTGAGCAACCAAACGGGCCCTTATAGGGTTAATTGCATGTCTATGCAACATGTTGTCAAGGTTCCAACTAATTCCAAGAGTATAAACCTTCCTGCATCGCTTTTTGAGGACGACATCACCGTTTTCCCTTTATGGGTTTGCTTTGGCTCTTCTCaggaaacatatatatatatatatataattaaaatacatagggtggtaatttgataattgtaaACAAATGGGTGTGACTTGTTATAAAAAGTTAGTattttttgaaaagataaaaagatgggtttattttaaaacatgaaaaaggagaaataaattaaatggatAAAAGAATAGAATATAAGGTTTGAAATGATTATGTGGATAAAAGGGGAAGCCCCACAAATACTAAGAGGATGAGTTTTGGGCTTCCCTCAGCCATTTCTTCTCTGAAGTTGATGATAAGGTAAGGTGGgtatatgatgatgatgatgattcatGAATCATGAtgaagataagaagaagaagaagagagttcaAAAAATCTTCACTCAAAgcaaaccaaaccaaaaatgTCTCTCTCACATTTTACTTTTGCCATACATATCCCAACAAGAGATCGAAACAGTACGTACTTGATCAATAGAAAGTTAGCTTGACATTCCAATTGTAagttttatgaatttatatattaacacatctcaaataCTTTAATTCTGGAATTTCCCCAACTAAAATGACGTTTTTGTCCCCGCTCTAGCTAGGATTATATGTACCATGCATATAATATGCAGGACAGAcacaatttgaaaaataaaattatccttattattttttatttaatttatatgttatgtaaacataaaattgtatttaaattaataaatataatctatTCTAAATGATTTAACATTATCCCCCTAGGACATCCCTACAATATGCATTCCATTATGAACAATTTAACTCAGGTTTATAATgtccttaaaaaataaaatatgaaaaaaaagtaattaataagttattgaACTCATAAATACTCAAGAAAAACGATTAATTCTCCGATAgattatactaattttttttgaacGAATCTCggaaacatcataataatagtattattaatgaTACAAATCTGACAATTACGATTATTAAAAGTTCGATGATTTCTATCCAATTAGATAatgcaccaaaaaataattgagatgataACCTAGGTAGGTCTTCCATATCATTCACATCAAATCAAACTTCCCAGTAATTACCtaaagactcgggcatcacccaatgaatttTAGTAATACTTCATAAAAAAACTCCAAATGTTAATCATTTTtcgacaatacaaaagtaagtgagttccCGATTCAACCTTTTTttgacacatacgacaacgactaaccataatacaacataTTTTCATGCACATGTCATCTGTTAAAATTTCATCATAaataacgcttcatccaaaAAACGAGATTTTAGATGAAATCTTTGACACCCAAAAATttttccaacaaaaattatatgaaattgtCTTAGCAAATAACTTGTAGTAATATTGCCCACGTGGATACTATTCATATCTTGTCAACGCATAATGTTTTGTTCAGACGGTGACACTTGTTTGCGTactactaaaaataaattttattataagatgaagtctttataatgtttaatctacttctatatctaattcggttAACGAAATCATTAGAGCGAGGATCAAACATATCTTTAATTGTGCAATTTCTAGATATAACAATGGAAAGAAGTTCATGATACGTCGTAGCTATAATTTTGACACTACACAAAATGTCGTCCCAAAATCTAAACGTAAATCATCTACCCAATGAATTTAGACTACTAATGAaaacttttttatatagaaTAAGTTCACCTCTAAATACTAGATTccttgaataaaaataaatataatctaTTGTAAATGATTTAACATTGACAAGTGAAATCCCTCCACCTTAGACCGCCTTACAATATGCATTCCATTATGACCAATTTAACTCAGATTTATAAtgttcttaattaatttagtgaGTATATAAGGTCTCatagttttttttgttgttgacttaagccaaatatatatatatatatatataataattatttatcaaaaatatatagtttaagaGACAAAATATGACATGATCTATTACAAAATGAGAATACATTTTTTCCTTTCACCAACATTTGTATCACCGAGATGCTGCGAGAGTATTTATCGCTTTCGGTGAACATTATCACCGAATGTATTTTGTCTTTCTCCGGGAATTTTTTTCTCCTTACAattcattttttactagtgaataaAAAATCGtgctaattttataaattaaaaaaaaaaaattatttgcatTTTTTATATCTCTCATTAACCCATATTAATTACACTTGATTTTTCTATCTCAActgcaaaatatatatatatatatatatatatatatatataaataaataaataaataaataaataaataatgtgataagttaattaatttattttttaaaattattaaaaaaaagtaaaaagataGAAGCCAACAAAATGTCTTAACAAGTCAATCTTGGCTGCCAACATTAAGGCTGCACTTTAAAAAGGTGTTAAATTTGGCATTATTAATAACcacatttacaatttttttatagtaataataatcatatagtaaacacaaaaattaaatgactataattgaaatgaataaaatgcaAGTCATTGTGGTAAAATCTCagaagaataaaaattatatcaaatgctTAATACTCAAGAAAAAAACACTTTTTCAATAGACCATTTTGCTCAAGTTATTCAAGTTATCTTACATTAATAAGGTTGTCTTTTGACAATCAGAGTCCTCTTACCAAATTCAGCTAGTGCCCTCATTTAtgattaaaaacatataaataaattacgaTTTTAACCCTTTGTGTGAGTGCACATATTGAATTTTTATCATTGTAAATTTTcacttcattaaaaaaaatgtttcacaTTATTTAGTACATATGATCTATTAGAcgatttgaatttgagaaacaaatataatttaataaatttgttactTATAATAAATGtaccattttaattaaaaaaaaatagaggaaGGGGAGATtcttcaataattatttaaatagaaagACAAACCAGAATAGACGAGAGGGTGAAAAGTAAAAAGTAAACCCTGACAGGAAAATAAAGTCACTGCCAATTTCAAAATTtccatataatttataaaattgggTTATGTTTATTTACTAATTGTTCTGATATAATCATGAACTAAAATTTATTTGCATCATTATCTACAGTTGTAATTGTTATcactcataattttttttataagtaagttggttattaaaataataattttgggaTTACAAGGAAAGGAAATGATCCAATGTGATTAAAAAGCACTTTCAAGTTTTGAGGATTGCTTTTTATATGACACTAGTCTGCTCTGTGATGGGATTTAACACACTCCTCGGAAACCTCCCTTaacaaatgaataaatatatattaaaatagttatttattttaccaagtaataataatattaatacatcATTTTTCAAGGAGTCAAAACTAAAAAAGGAATTACAGTTTACAAATATTGGGAAGAATCAGATGTGCCTAAAACTGCGCCTCAATATGTGCCAcagttaaatttttatattttttttattaaaaattaagattttttttttttttttttgaaatagagTTCTTTGTTAAAAccgtaaataaaaatgatttttcgaATTTAGGTTATACAAATATCATtagtgattttaaaaaaaaaaaaatttgtggtaattttgagaagatattgattttttttaatttttttataaaaagacaaaattaatatataatgataaaattaaactttttaaaaaaaaataaatagtagtTTAGTTTAGTAACGTgatgaatgaaatatataaaaaaatgatattggatttggttggattatttaaataatcaccTAACCAGGCCCAAAGGCTATCTTGGTTCAACTCTCAAAACTtgttcaattattaaattacaaaTAAGGCCTCCGTTCATAATTGTTCGGCCCATACATTTAGGCAtcgtttgataaaaatattacattaaatgttttattatcgATTTTTGAATTTCATATGTCCTTTTTCCTTATCATGAAacgaactatatatatttaaaaaagtaagaatatattatttaattcaaatatttttaatcaaacaatcattttgattatatattatttaattcaaatattttcttctatatatatttaaaaaaaaaaagtaagagtatattatttaattcaaatatgtttaattaaacaatcatttttttaaataaaaaaatgtatcacTCTATCATTTAATATATGACATGAAAGAAGCTTTCTCATGGGTGCTagtaacttaatatatatattgttttgggTGACTACTCAAACCATCTTGAAGTGTATCATTTTACCActaaattcaaacataaaaataaaaaccattttattaaatatatatatatatatatatatatatatatatatatatattccactaaattcaaaatatattaatttaagttatatatgaTATACATTTTTTTGGTAAGAGATTTacaactttgaattttttttatacatttgcTTAAATATGTTAGTGTTTTagtaattgattttgttttttaaattattttaaaattagtttataaatatgtgaaatataaatgataagATATATAGAATTGAATAT
This genomic window contains:
- the LOC124910787 gene encoding transcription factor bHLH94; translation: MALDTAVFPQDQFAYGCNKEFFTLVGGAGGWGFDELGFQDELENKPLIESIDSELGSHVANNGNGNENGNWNNSSIEFWVPNSLSPEICKSDAHHLFDEMSTLRSTPVTPAGRRKRRRTKSCKNKEELENQRMTHIAVERNRRKQMNEYLAVIRTLMPASYVQRGDQASIIGGAINYVKELEQLLQTLEAQKSVSPPPPPPQSQTHIGAGTGAGSSPIFSDFFTFPQYSTRSAQVSSSSPASLDTMATTERQVPAAAAMGEIEVSMAESHANIKVLSNRRPRQLVKMVAGLQCLRLTVLHLNVTTVDQTALYSLSVKLEEGCQLTTVDEIADAMNNLLARIEEETAINL